Proteins encoded in a region of the Chelonoidis abingdonii isolate Lonesome George chromosome 2, CheloAbing_2.0, whole genome shotgun sequence genome:
- the LOC116821017 gene encoding thioredoxin domain-containing protein 17-like → MCKSETRDYSASKVHGFKQQPADLASFGSLYPSVCAACKVSALQVACGYSEFVQAAQQSQGRLVFILFCGDKDAQGRSWCLDCVTAEPVVRSELNSLPNGAVVIYCQVGDQAYWKDPNNEFRKNLKLTAVPTLLKYGTPQKLVEEECLNRELVHMLFTED, encoded by the coding sequence ATGTGTAAATCAGAAACACGTGATTATTCTGCCAGTAAAGTACATGGGTTTAAACAGCAGCCTGCTGATCTTGCTAGCTTTGGCTCCCTTTATCCTAGTGTCTGTGCAGCTTGCAAGGTTTCTGCCTTGCAGGTGGCATGCGGCTATAGCGAGTTTGTGCAGGCGGCCCAGCAGAGCCAAGGCCGGCTCGTCTTCATCTTGTTCTGCGGGGACAAGGATGCCCAGGGCCGGAGCTGGTGCCTGGACTGTGTCACTGCTGAACCAGTTGTGCGGAGTGAATTAAATAGCCTGCCCAATGGAGCTGTAGTCATCTACTGCCAAGTCGGAGACCAAGCCTATTGGAAAGACCCCAACAATGAGTTCAGAAAGAATCTGAAACTAACTGCAGTGCCAACACTGCTTAAATATGGGACACCTCAGAAGTTGGTAGAAGAAGAATGTCTTAACAGAGAgcttgtgcacatgttgtttactGAAGATtaa